The Ketobacter alkanivorans genome includes the window CGAGCTTGCCACCAAAACGAAAGCCTTGCGTATCGACGTGATTGTTGCGCAGAGAGTCAATGCGGTGGGCGTGGTCACGAATAAACGCTTTCTCATTCAGTTCGGGGCACCCATTTAGCCCGCTTACTAGTCGCACAAAGAAGTTTTCCGCCCCGCCTTGTTCGGCACCGGCCAGTACCTGAGCGACGCGAATGGGGTTACTGTTCATGGTCTTTATCCTCTACTCCTTCATGAAACAGCTGGCCGTGGAAGCCGGGGAAGGTGTCGGCGCCGCGCTGATTCACGAGCGCTTCTATTCGCTCTCGAAGATTTTCTGTTTTACGACGGGCTTTGTTGCGGCGTAATGTCAGTGGCTGTAGCCACATGGGTAAAATGTTTTGATTGCCTAAGCCATCAATCAACACCAAGCGTACAATAAGGCCTTTGTGATTTCTTTGGGCTACAATGTTGTGTAAAAGAAGATCTCGAGAGGGTACTCCCAGGTCGATCCATTGATTACAGAACGTGTTTACCGCGTGCTGGCTATCTTCTGTGTGATCGTGATCCCAAAGGTATTGCTTGAGAGTGTGGGATATGTGTCCGCTGTGATCGCGTATTAGTTCTGACGTCAGTCCTCGGCCCATGTCAGTGTCTTCAAAACCGTAGCAGCGGCTAATCAGGTTGAATATGGGCATGCCAAACTGCTGTTCAAGCTGTTGCATGACATGAAATTCTTCAAGGTTGTCATCAAAACTGGAAAGAGGTTTAAGGTTCTTAGGGAACCCCTTTTTGCGTCGTCGTGCTTCCAGAGAAAAATCAGGGCGTCGAACTTTCACGCAGCGGTCAGGGTGCTTTGGGTGTACAAAGCATAACCGGTTACCACCTTGGGCAAAAGGGCGCTGCGACGATAGCATCAAAGTCATTTCATGGTGCCGTTAAGGTTGATATCCTGCGCCCAGACGTAGTTGTGGCTAAATGGAGTGAGGGTAGACGCTTCAAGAATGTATTGTGCATATAGTTTGGAATTCATTTCGGAATGGAAAAATTCGTGAGCCCTAGCTGCCCACGCCTGGCGTTTCGCATCATCGTTATGGAATTCACGAATTTTTCTTAATAGATCATCTTCGTGTCGAAAATAGACGGCGCTTTCTGCGGGCAAGAGTTCGTTAAACATTAGATCCGAATGTGTGAACTGTAAAATTCCATTCCCGGCCAGTTGTGCCATGCGTGCAGAAGAGTACCAATAGTGACCTTCTTGGCG containing:
- a CDS encoding YrbL family protein, whose product is MTLMLSSQRPFAQGGNRLCFVHPKHPDRCVKVRRPDFSLEARRRKKGFPKNLKPLSSFDDNLEEFHVMQQLEQQFGMPIFNLISRCYGFEDTDMGRGLTSELIRDHSGHISHTLKQYLWDHDHTEDSQHAVNTFCNQWIDLGVPSRDLLLHNIVAQRNHKGLIVRLVLIDGLGNQNILPMWLQPLTLRRNKARRKTENLRERIEALVNQRGADTFPGFHGQLFHEGVEDKDHEQ